A single region of the Fusarium fujikuroi IMI 58289 draft genome, chromosome FFUJ_chr05 genome encodes:
- a CDS encoding related to multifunctional beta-oxidation protein, translated as MSGPGVGFEYPPVKVTWLQRDVLLFANTIGATVDELHFLYEFHPKFAVFPTYPVILPFKKDSQEVVDYYKESKAVQIPGVPKLDYTRVVDGQRKIEFLKPLPTTSAGRNFETRQKVVGVYDKGRPGTVLETQTDLVDVDSGEVHARVTSSGFFIGQGNWGGPKGPATENYPPPKDKAPDATIEVQTSAESAMLYRLNGDYNPLHADPEPGKKMGFGGTIMHGLYSWNSTAHALLKELGGGDPANIKEYQARFASPVRPGDKLVTQAWIMGANQDGWSEVRFATQVAGGKVVLSNGLALIKVIGQGKSKL; from the exons ATGTCAGGTCCCGGTGTTGGCTTTGAGTACCCGCCTGTCAAGGTTACGTGGCTGCAGCGCGatgttctcctcttcgccaaTACCATCGGCGCTaccgttgatgagctgcaCTTCCTCTAC GAGTTTCATCCGAAATTCGCCGTATTCCCTACTTACCCCGTCATCCTTC CCTTCAAGAAGGATTCTCAGGAAGTAGTCGACTACTACAAGGAAAGCAAAGCTGTTCAGATCCCCGGTGTCCCCAAGCTCGACTACACACGCGTTGTTGACGGCCAGCGGAAGATTGAATTCCTAAAGCCTCTACCAACCACTTCTGCCGGCCGCAATTTCGAAACGCGCCAGAAGGTCGTCGGCGTCTACGACAAGGGTCGCCCTGGCACTGTCCTCGAGACGCAGACTGACCTTGTCGACGTAGATTCTGGTGAGGTGCACGCCCGCGTTACCAGCAGCGGCTTCTTCATCGGCCAGGGCAACTGGGGAGGGCCCAAGGGTCCAGCTACGGAGAACTATCCTCCACCGAAAGACAAGGCCCCTGATGCTACGATTGAGGTGCAGACTAGCGCTGAGTCGGCGATGTTGTACAGGCTGAATGGAGATTACAACCCGTTGCATGCTGATCCTGAGCctgggaagaagatgggTTTCGGAGGAACAATTATGCATGGGCTGTATTCGTGGAACTCGACGGCTCATGCGCTCTTGAAGGAGCTGGGTGGTGGGGACCCTGCCAACATTAAGGAGTATCAGGCGAGGTTTGCCAGTCCCGTGAGGCCAGGCGACAAATTGGTTACGCAGGCGTGGATTATGGGAGCCAACCAAGACGGTTGGTCCGAGGTGAGATTTGCTACGCAAGTCGCCGGTGGCAAGGTTGTTTTGAGTAATGGGCTGGCCTTAATCAAGGTTATTGGCCAGGGTAAGAGTAAACTGTGA
- a CDS encoding related to pisatin demethylase cytochrome P450 → MYPTSLAIGTGLLSGTLAHVLIFRKGEWDLYTIKILQGILIVFGLLALSFKRLGTTEAGSPYSFLESIIASIYMVSFMLTGTFSSIFLYRISFFHRLYKIPGPFMARVSNLCLTKRPSALSILDAKVFHAIHSNNSPCSKGPWYNIEQPAISLHMSRDKNDHSRRRRAWDRAFSSKALRDYEPRVVKYTSQLLDRMEATQDMPVDIAKWFKFYSFDTMGDLAFGQSFNMLTGGVKHPFMALVESHMVMAGTFSQLIWLFPLLRALPFLGREDAIFQKWLENQVRHQEQNKPDLPNIFSWLLEDYKTQLYPKEQDWLNLQADMQLIAVAGSDTTSVTLTCLFYLLATNRDVCMQLQEEIDNLFSSSSHLNHSSFAKLTYLQACIDETLRLFPPVPSGLQRMTPPEGLRVGDIFIPGDTIVTVPSYTLYRDERYFTAPDDFVPERWTTRPEMVKNDSVFAPFSVGRYACVGKQLGLMEVGYAACMILHRFDICLSGEGTTSKSAFLKGLRDHFTLDAPRLNVVLTARKR, encoded by the exons ATGTATCCCACTTCACTGGCCATCGGAACGGGGTTATTATCCGGAACACTTGCCCACGTTCTAATATTTCGAAAGGGGGAATGGGATCTTTACACTATCAAGATACTACAAGGAATTCTCATAGTCTTTGGTCTCCTAGCACTGAGCTTTAAGAGGCTGGGAACTACTGAGGCTGGGTCTCCGtacagcttcttggagtCCATCATAGCATCCATATACATGGTTTCGTTTATGCTCACAGGGACCTTTTCCAGCATATTCCTTTACCGCATCAGCTTCTTTCACCGCCTGTACAAGATTCCGGGTCCTTTCATGGCCAGAGTCTCCAACCTTTGTCTTACGAAAC GACCCTCGGCACTGTCCATCCTCGATGCCAAGGTCTTCCATGCAATACACTCCAACAATTCTCCCTGCAGTAAGGGACCTTGGTATAACATCGAACAGCCGGCTATCTCTCTCCACATGTCGCGGGACAAGAACGATCACTCTCGTAGGCGACGAGCCTGGGACAGGGCGTTTAGCTCAAAGG CTCTCCGTGATTACGAGCCCCGCGTGGTCAAATACACCAGCCAGCTACTCGATCGAATGGAAGCGACCCAAGACATGCCTGTCGACATTGCAAAGTGGTTCAAGTTTTACAGCTTCGATACCATGGGTGATTTAGCCTTTGGTCAGAGCTTCAATATGCTAACAGGTGGCGTTAAGCATCCGTTCATGGCGCTGGTTGAGTCGCACATGGTGATGGCTGGGACCTTCAGTCAACTGATTTGGTTGTTTCCTTTGCTCAGAGCTCTACCGTTCCTTGGTCGGGAAGATGCCATCTTCCAGAAATGGCTTGAGAATCAAGTTCGCCATCAAGAACAG AACAAGCCAGACCTTCCGAATATTTTCTCGTGGCTCCTTGAAGATTACAAAACCCAGCTATATCCCAAAGAGCAAGACTGGTTAAACTTGCAAGCTGATATGCAGCTTATAGCTGTTGCTGGAAG TGATACCACTTCTGTAACACTTACTTGCCTGTTTTACTTGTTGGCTACCAACAGAGATGTGTGCATGCAGCTCCAAGAGGAGATCGACAACCTGTTTTCCAGCTCTTCACACCTTAATCACTCGAGCTTTGCCAAGTTGACATACCTCCAAGCTTGTATTGACGAGACACTGCGACTCTTTCCTCCAGTGCCCTCTGGATTGCAGCGTATGACACCTCCAGAAGGGCTACGAGTCGGTGACATCTTCATTCCCGGGGATACCATAGTGACTGTTCCATCCTATACACTATATCGAG ATGAACGATACTTCACCGCTCCTGATGACTTCGTCCCAGAGCGCTGGACGACAAGACCAGAGATGGTGAAGAACGATTCAGTATTTGCACCATTCTCAGTTG GTCGTTATGCATGTGTGGGTAAACAATTAGGTCTTATGGAAGTTGGCTATGCTGCGTGTATGATCTTACATCGCTTTGACATCTGCCTTTCTGGTGAGGGGACTACAAGCAAGTCCGCGTTTCTGAAGGGTCTGAGAGACCATTTTACACTAGATGCGCCTCGGCTTAATGTTGTACTTACAGCTAGGAAGCGCTGA
- a CDS encoding probable flavoprotein involved in K+ transport: MEASKSIAPIVTLSDDDLKDSVFEPYPPAASLLQLFDERPIPVLPPKIVGKISFEDVDPSDQATVVVKAFHDALRENDVQALQDCFFADQAYWKDALAFTHHLRTFYTPSVIVANLLETNKMRGFSMRWNMESVIFVAATPVLQFIDVALSFRTVSPAASCSARIVLLPVESDQGKLEWRIWILSTKLENLDVHPEDESLLQAPGRNLNGMADIDTDVFIIGGGNAAAALAARLKTFGVESIMAERNARVGDNWAKRYDYMKFHVPTSFCDMPYMSYPEELRGLHRLSKDELANHLAQYVASFNLNAITSTTIQSTVYDRSSEKWTIELQTPTGAITVTAKQLVQATGVSSQKPYVPTIASSEVYKGINIHSSDYKNARALFEQGVKSVLIIGSANTAFDILGDCHAAGLEPTMVVRSPTYICPFEYICNDVSLGAYNFDVARGDRMFLMLPSAVEGQLARNLFRMLASKEPDRYTALRRAGFPVLDSTDPKQALFSNLIERAGGHYIDVGGTDIVAQGKASVKAGVEPIAFTESGLQFSDGSSAAADAVIWCTGFADRDVRSVVAEILGGEKHTASEEKILGPREIADRLDATWGIDAEGEIRGMWKRHLRLDNYWVMGGYTQQHRWHSRTLALQIKAALEGILPPAYRETLGRD, encoded by the exons ATGGAAGCTAGTAAGTCAATTGCCCCGATAGTCACACTCTCTGACGATGACCTAAAAGACAGTGTTTTTGAGCCCTATCCCCCAGCCGCAAGTCTGCTCCAGCTCTTCGACGAACGGCCTATCCCTGTCCTTCCACCGAAGATCGTCGGAAAGATATCCTTCGAAGACGTCGATCCATCAGACCAAGCCACGGTCGTTGTCAAGGCATTCCACGATGCTCTGAGAGAAAACGATgtccaagctcttcaagactGCTTCTTCGCTGATCAAGCCTACTGGAAAGATGCATTGGCATTTACTCATCATTTGCGAACTTTTTATACTCCTTCGGTCATAGTCGCCAATTTGTTAGAAACGAACAAAATGAGAGGTTTCTCTATGAGATGGAACATGGAGAGCGTGATTTTTGTCGCTGCGACACCTGTACTG CAATTCATTGACGTCGCGTTGTCGTTTAGAACGGTATCGCCCGCAGCTTCATGCAGTGCAAGAATCGTACTCCTCCCGGTCGAGAGCGACCAGGGTAAGCTTGAGTGGAGGATCTGGATTCTGAGCACCAAACTTGAGAACCTCGATGTTCATCCAGAAGACGAATCTCTACTTCAAGCACCCGGTCGCAACCTGAATGGTATGGCAGATATTGATACCGACGTCTTCATTATTGGTGGCGGCAACGC CGCTGCAGCTCTCGCCGCTCGGCTCAAGACCTTTGGTGTCGAGAGTATCATGGCTGAACGGAATGCCCGTGTTGGCGATAACTGGGCCAAACGCTACGACTACATGAAGTTTCACGTGCCAACTTCATTCTGCGACATGCCGTACATGA GCTACCCAGAGGAACTCCGGGGCCTTCACCGTCTGAGCAAGGATGAACTGGCCAATCACCTGGCACAGTATGTCGCGTCATTTAATCTCAACGCCATTACGTCGACAACGATTCAGTCGACGGTTTACGATAGGTCAAGTGAGAAATGGACAATTGAACTGCAAACTCCTACTGGAGCGATTACAGTAACTGCTAAGCAACTAGTCCAAGCAACGGGTGTTTCCTCGCAAAAGCCGTATGTTCCCACTATTGCAAGTTCAGAGGTCTACAAAGGGATCAACATCCACTCGTCGGATTACAAAAACGCAAGAGCACTTTTCGAACAAGGCGTCAAG TCCGTCCTCATCATAGGATCAGCAAACACGGCTTTCGATATCCTCGGCGACTGCCATGCAGCTGGTCTCGAACCAACAATGGTCGTGCGATCGCCAACATACATCTGCCCGTTCGAGTATATCTGCAACGACGTCAGTCTAGGCGCGTACAACTTTGACGTCGCACGCGGCGACAGAATGTTTCTCATGCTTCCATCCGCGGTGGAAGGTCAACTTGCGCGAAACCTCTTCAGAATGCTCGCGTCCAAAGAGCCAGATCGCTATACTGCTCTTAGACGAGCTGGATTTCCTGTACTCGATAGTACAGACCCTAAGCAAGCGCTCTTTTCTAATCTGATTGAGAGAGCTGGTGGGCACTACATTGATGTCGGTGGAACTGACATTGTAGCCCAGGGCAAAGCCAGCGTCAAAGCAGGAGTCGAACCAATCGCGTTTACTGAGAGCGGTCTTCAGTTCTCGGATGGAAGCTCGGCCGCCGCGGATGCCGTGATTTGGTGTACCGGTTTCGCAGATCGTGACGTTCGGTCCGTAGTCGCTGAGATTCTGGGAGGTGAAAAGCACACAGCCAGTGAGGAAAAGATCCTTGGGCCTCGTGAAATTGCTGATCGTCTCGACGCAACGTGGGGGATTGACGCTGAGGGCGAAATACGAGGAATGTGGAAGCGACACCTGAGACTGGACAATTACTGGGTCATGGGAGGTTATACGCAGCAACATCGGTGGCACTCGCGGACGTTGGCTTTGCAGATCAAGGCTGCTCTGGAGGGGATTCTTCCTCCGGCTTATCGGGAGACTCTTGGGAGAGATTAG
- a CDS encoding probable pectate lyase translates to MKFSIVFAGLFASATMASPQGNITPNTMGALERRASFPIPASKGSVTYKKAQTISGVFDGGMKTYGRGVKCTGQEEGTDADAVFILKNGATLKNVIIGADQIEGVHCEGSCTIENVWWKKVCEDALSLKGDGNALIKGGGATGAEDKVIQHNGLGTVTIDGFTVVDFGKLYRSCGNCKKMGTRNVVVKNVKAFNGKVLTGINSNKGDISTITGTCASSVKEICVEYEGTVPGKEPKKIGSGPSKACKYSSVKSC, encoded by the coding sequence ATGAAGTTCTCCATCGTTTTCGCCGGCCTCTTCGCCTCCGCCACCATGGCCTCTCCCCAGGGCAACATCACCCCCAACACCATGGGCGCCCTCGAGCGACGCGCCTCTTTCCCCATTCCCGCTTCCAAGGGCTCCGTCACCTACAAGAAGGCCCAGACCATCTCTGGCGTCTTCGATGGTGGCATGAAGACCTACGGCCGTGGCGTCAAGTGTACTGGCCAGGAGGAGGGTACCGACGCCGACgccgtcttcatcctcaagaaTGGCGCTACCCTCAAGAACGTCATCATTGGCGCTGATCAGATCGAGGGTGTTCACTGCGAGGGCTCTTGCACCATCGAGAACGTCTGGTGGAAGAAGGTCTGCGAGGATGCTCTCTCCCTGAAGGGCGACGGTAACGCTCTCATCAAGGGCGGTGGTGCTACCGGTGCTGAGGACAAGGTCATCCAGCACAACGGTCTCGGAACGGTCACCATCGATGGCTTCACTGTTGTCGACTTCGGTAAGCTCTACCGATCTTGCGGTAACTGCAAGAAGATGGGCACCCGCAACGTTGTCGTCAAGAACGTCAAGGCCTTCAACGGAAAGGTTCTCACTGgcatcaactccaacaagGGTGACATCTCCACCATCACTGGAACTTGCGCTTCTTCCGTCAAGGAGATCTGCGTTGAGTACGAGGGTACCGTTCCCGGCAAGgagcccaagaagattgGCTCTGGTCCCAGCAAGGCCTGCAAGTACTCTTCCGTCAAGTCTTGCTAA
- a CDS encoding related to AAH1-adenosine deaminase yields the protein MEFAMPLEERLSLRQELIDSNDKFILDLPKVELHVHIEGTLTPELRWKLAKRNNQTLKLERTGTVYTNLEQLRASYYIMEARPGHQIDNAEESFTFFEAYYGGFEVLVTEEDFYDLAMNYFEHVAGMNVRYCEPFFDPQGHTRRGVAFKTVMEGFRRAQEEAEKRLNVKSKWIMCFLRDMSPESALETYETVLPYRDMVVGIGLDSDENDRPPLMFEEVYRKARKDGFRITAHCDVGNKDAHKHISQVVNDLGETGANRLDHGINAAQDPGIMRRIKERGIGMTLTPWGYLRHEPVDEIFPRIRTLFDAGIPIAIGSDDPAYMEDTWILHDWLLVKKMCGFSNSDMGALASSAIDMCWAEDVVKEEMARELEEVLAKHSI from the exons ATGGAGTTTGCCATGCCCCTTGAAGAGCGTCTGTCGCTCCGCCAAGAACTCATAGACTCAAACGACAAATTCATCCTCGACCTTCCGAAAGTTGAACTCCACGTCCATATCGAAGGCACTCTGACCCCCGAACTTCGCTGGAAGCTCGCCAAGCGCAATAATCAGACTCTGAAGCTCGAGCGCACTGGAACCGTGTACACCAATCTTGAGCAGCTTAGAGCCTCGTACTACATCATGGAGGCCCGTCCAGGTCATCAGATTGACAACGCGGAGGAGAGTTTCACTTTCTTCGAGGCTTACTATGGAGGATTTGAAGTTCTTGTTACTGAAGAGGACTTTTACGATCTTGCCATGAATTACTTTGAGCATGTTGCGGGTATGAATGTGCGGTACTGTGAGCCATTCTTTGATCCGCAGGGCCATACGCGCCGTGGCGTGGCGTTCAAGACTGTGATGGAAGGCTTCCGTCGCGCACAGGAGGAAGCCGAGAAGAGACTGAAC GTCAAGTCAAAGTGGATCATGTGCTTTCTGCGTGACATGTCACCAGAGTCAGCCTTGGAGACCTACGAGACTGTTCTTCCATACCGCGATATGGTCGTCGGAATCGGTCTTGACTCAGATGAAAACGATCGCCCTCCTCTAATGTTCGAAGaagtatatagaaaagcCAGGAAGGACGGCTTCCGCATCACTGCCCACTGCGACGTTGGCAACAAAGACGCTCATAAACACATTAGCCAAGTTGTCAATGACCTTGGTGAAACTGGCGCCAACCGTCTAGACCACGGCATCAACGCAGCACAAGACCCTGGAATCATGCGCCGCATCAAAGAAAGAGGCATCGGAATGACACTCACGCCATGGGGATATCTTCGCCACGAGCCAGTTGACGAGATCTTCCCCAGAATTCGAACCTTGTTCGACGCCGGTATTCCGATTGCTATTGGAAGCGATGATCCAGCTTATATGGAAGATACATGGATCTTGCATGACTGGCTTCTTGTTAAGAAGATGTGCGGATTTAGTAACAGTGACATGGGGGCTTTGGCCAGTAGTGCTATTGATATGTGCTGGGCTGAGGATGTggtgaaggaggagatggcaagggagcttgaggaagttCTGGCGAAGCACTCAATATGA
- a CDS encoding related to phosphoglycerate mutase family protein yields the protein MSSETSTKPTIYMIRHGEKPAEVDGQEPDGLSAQGKKRADDLPNVFGENSSYNIGYIMAEHPHHDGSRDRPYKTVEPLADALGLKVHKRLKEMIMLELRAKLYPLMAIGIQGYAVQTGWTGEVKYPGDRFDLIWVVPPPYTEITVVGSELVPGLDDGVHVNANGDVPPPSAD from the exons ATGTCTTCCGAAACATCA ACAAAGCCCACTATTTACATGATTCGGCATGGAGAGAAGCCCGCTGAAGTCGACGGTCAAGAACCAGATGGACTGTCTGCTCAAGGGAAAAAACGCGCAGATGATCTCCCCAACGTGTTTGGAGAGAATTCGTCTTATAATATCGGATACATTATGGCAGAGCATCCTCACCATG ATGGCAGTCGTGATCGCCCTTATAAGACTGTGGAGCCATTGGCAGATGCGCTTGGGTTGAAGGTCCATAAAAGATTGAAAGAGATGATTATGCTGGAGCTGCGAGCAAAGCTTTATCCTTTGATG GCGATTGGTATTCAGGGCTATGCAGTACAGACTGGGTGGACTGGAGAGGTAAAGTATCCTGGCGATAGGTTCGACCTGATTTGGGTTGTGCCGCCGCCGTACACGGAGATCACCGTGGTAGGAAGTGAGCTGGTTCCGGGTTTGGATGATGGAGTTCATGTCAACGCCAATGGAGATGTTCCCCCTCCTTCGGCTGACTGA
- a CDS encoding related to multidrug transporter, whose product MSGRESIAAAPLPEPEPYSVFDKRQTALIVTIVSIAATFSGFASNIYFPALPTIAKDLNVSIELINLTVTSYLIFQGLAPSLWGPISDVKGRRVAYLLTFIVFLGACIGLAEAKNYATMVVLRCVQSTGSASTIAIGSGVIGDITTRDNRGGLMGIFQAGLLVPVAVGPIIGGALAGSLGWRSIFWFLTIYSGVFLIFLVLLLPETLRSIVGNGSREPKHVMAKYPLRVYQKTTKVKWIHDATSPSPTEKKRIDITGPFRILISKQAAPIIVFLAVYYAVWQMSITAMSSLFKDKYGLTETEIGLTFIANGVGSMVGTLITGKILNMDYRRFKARHDARIASGSKENDVETVNTRKNQENDFPLETARLRLVPVFSLLQCASILLFGWTIQYPKQVHIAVPIISTFITGWSAVSMQSVVMTYLVDVFHDRSAAASASLNLARCLFAAGGTSFVMPLINSIGVGLAFTVCVVVQGVALVSLAVQWKLGAKWRREAEDARSEP is encoded by the exons ATGAGTGGAAGAGAATCAATCGCAGCGGCTCCTTTGCCTGAGCCAGAGCCCTATAGCGTCTTCGACAAACGCCAAACTGCCTTGATTGTGACAATTGTCTCCATCGCAGCAACAT tctCGGGCTTCGCATcaaatatttattttccCGCCCTCCCAACCATCGCCAAAGACCTCAATGTCTCGATTGAATTGATCAATCTCACTGTGACTTCGTATCTCATCTTTCAAGGGCTTGCACCCAGTCTCTGGGGCCCGATATCAGATGTCAAGGGACGCCGAGTCGCATACTTGCTCACCTTCATTGTCTTCTTGGGAGCATGCATCGGCCTAGCAGAGGCTAAGAACTACGCAACTATGGTTGTGCTGAGATGTGTGCAGAGCACTGGTAGTGCCAGTACAATTGCTATAGGATCAGGTGTTATCGGAGATATCACGACTCGAGATAATCGCGGTGGCCTCATGGGAATATTCCAGGCAGGGCTACTGGTTCCCGTGGCCGTTGGCCCGATTATCGGAGGTGCGCTGGCTGGATCCCTTGGTTGGAGATCCATCTTTTGGTTCTTGACCATCTACAGCGGCGTATTCCTAATTTTCTTGGTTCTCCTCTTACCCGAAACTCTGCGGTCTATCGTTGGCAACGGGAGCCGAGAACCCAAGCATGTCATGGCCAAATATCCTCTACGCGTTTATCAGAAAACGACCAAAGTCAAATGGATTCACGACGCAACCTCTCCATCGCCTACGGAGAAGAAACGCATCGATATCACAGGACCCTTccgcatcctcatcagcaaACAGGCCGCTCCCATCATTGTGTTCCTAGCAGTCTATTATGCGGTTTGGCAAATGAGCATCACGGCTATGTCTAGTCTTTTCAAAGATAAATATGGTCTCACAGAAACTGAGATCGGCCTGACATTCATCGCCAACGGCGTGGGATCCATGGTGGGAACACTGATTACCGGCAAGATACTCAACATGGACTACCGCCGTTTCAAAGCTCGGCATGATGCACGCATTGCGAGTGGTAGTAAAGAGAATGATGTTGAAACTGTCAATACGCGAAAGAACCAGGAGAATGACTTCCCATTAGAGACAGCACGCCTTCGTCTCGTCCCCGTCTTTTCCCTCCTTCAATGTGCGTCCATCTTGCTCTTTGGCTGGACAATACAATATCCCAAACAGGTCCACATCGCCGTCCCAATTATATCAACTTTTATTACGGGTTGGTCTGCTGTTTCCATGCAGTCCGTCGTCATGACCTATCTCGTCGATGTCTTTCACGACCGCAGCGCCGCAGCCAGCGCGAGCCTGAACCTCGCCAGATGCCTATTCGCGGCAGGAGGTACGAGTTTTGTTATGCCACTGATCAACTCAATCGGCGTCGGGTTGGCGTTTACAGTCTGCGTTGTGGTGCAGGGTGTTGCATTGGTGAGCTTGGCTGTCCAATGGAAGTTGGGCGCAAAATGGAGACGGGAAGCTGAGGATGCTAGGTCTGAGCCTTAG
- a CDS encoding related to het-6-heterokaryon incompatibility protein gives MSSRSTPRKEPICASGIFPSVDNQALEVPPGIQKLTYQSLTSSTSFRLLQVLSDGGRDILRCKMFDADLAAREPPRYIALSYTWHEESLPKTFRPVLINDKYLNVSLNLWNFLQNYRETSGERIIWIDQICINQEDKDECVQQIGQMCKIYQCASMDLFWIGEPGENAEAVLDLLSSLNRLETYLLESGSSRPGISALLNPIFMRAVGLPEHDNPIWGSLMQFISRTAFQRAWIIQEVAVSRTTAIFCGLLMLPFDVVGRAATFLVESSWIKVFHEMYNVSGAAGFITGMMNCRVRHQEGEHQSLDLLLASTRRFKATKPVDKIFALINLAESGRKEALPPALRPDYRKSIVGVFRDVTLYLIRQGSLDVLSGVEDVKFRQIHELPSWIPDYSVHQVASILCMPPRPGWLTLYAAAVGRDVSVQNSPADPNILTLSAYKVDTISKIGSIAEESIYLTLEKWASMVDFSAAYPTVNGNTCPMIDAFWRTLIGNIGLGTSQYPVSEDWAHSFAVFALQAREELQHHFSSSSDTERAALESPIVTPGIDSILRLVKDHYHGNNDSDQDGGLYESTMHHVSWYRRLFLTNGGYFGLAHPSSQPGDEVVLLSGGRVPFVVRRVSAERRECYSIVGETYVHGIMDGELLDATDGKWEDLQFK, from the coding sequence ATGTCATCTCGGTCTACACCTCGAAAGGAGCCGATCTGCGCATCGGGGATCTTCCCAAGCGTGGATaatcaagctcttgaagtGCCCCCAGGCATACAGAAATTAACATACCAGAGTCTCACTAGCTCTACTAGCTTTCGTCTGCTGCAGGTCCTATCAGACGGAGGCCGAGATATCCTTCGCTGCAAGATGTTTGATGCCGACCTTGCTGCGCGAGAACCTCCCCGATATATCGCATTGTCCTACACATGGCACGAAGAAAGTCTGCCCAAGACTTTCCGGCCTGTTTTGATCAACGACAAGTATCTCAACGTTAGCCTGAATCTCTGGAACTTTCTTCAAAATTACCGCGAAACATCCGGCGAGCGCATCATCTGGATAGATCAGATATGCATTAATCAAGAGGACAAGGATGAGTGCGTTCAGCAGATAGGGCAAATGTGTAAGATCTATCAGTGTGCTTCTATGGATCTCTTTTGGATTGGCGAGCCGGGAGAGAATGCAGAGGCAGTCTTGGATCTTCTATCATCCTTAAATCGCCTGGAGACGTATCTGCTTGAGTCTGGAAGTTCACGCCCTGGGATAAGCGCCTTGCTTAACCCTATCTTTATGAGGGCAGTCGGCCTACCAGAGCATGATAACCCAATATGGGGCTCTCTCATGCAGTTCATTTCACGAACAGCCTTCCAGCGAGCCTGGATAATCCAGGAAGTCGCAGTCTCACGGACGACAGCTATATTCTGTGGTCTCTTGATGCTACCATTCGATGTTGTTGGGAGAGCCGCGACTTTCCTCGTTGAGAGCTCATGGATCAAAGTCTTCCACGAGATGTACAACGTCTCTGGCGCAGCCGGATTCATAACGGGCATGATGAACTGTCGTGTGCGACATCAGGAAGGAGAGCACCAGAGCTTAGATCTTTTGCTTGCATCGACTCGGCGGTTCAAAGCTACCAAACCAGTGGACAAGATATTCGCGCTGATAAATCTAGCAGAGAgcggaagaaaagaagcactGCCCCCGGCACTTAGGCCAGATTATAGAAAGTCTATTGTCGGAGTCTTTCGAGATGTCACGCTTTATCTCATCCGCCAAGGCTCCCTTGACGTCCTTTCTGGTGTCGAAGATGTGAAGTTTCGGCAGATTCATGAGCTTCCGAGTTGGATACCGGACTACAGCGTACATCAGGTTGCCTCTATTCTCTGTATGCCACCGCGACCTGGATGGTTGACCTTGTATGCCGCTGCGGTAGGACGAGACGTCAGTGTTCAGAATTCCCCTGCAGACCCAAACATCCTGACGTTGTCAGCGTACAAGGTTGACACGATATCCAAGATTGGTTCAATAGCAGAGGAGTCCATCTATCTCACACTAGAGAAGTGGGCGAGTATGGTCGATTTCAGTGCCGCATACCCGACCGTCAATGGCAACACCTGTCCTATGATTGACGCCTTTTGGCGCACGCTGATCGGAAATATCGGCCTCGGAACAAGTCAGTACCCAGTCAGTGAAGATTGGGCTCACAGTTTTGCTGTCTTTGCTTTGCAGGCTCGGGAGGAACTCCAGCATCATTTTTCGAGTTCGTCTGATACTGAGAGGGCAGCATTGGAGAGCCCGATTGTAACACCAGGCATCGACTCAATTCTTCGCTTAGTAAAGGATCACTATCACGGGAATAATGATTCAGATCAAGATGGCGGTCTCTACGAAAGTACTATGCACCATGTGTCTTGGTACAGAAGACTGTTTCTTACGAATGGGGGGTACTTTGGTCTTGCgcatccatcttctcaaccagGTGATGAAGTGGTTCTTCTTTCTGGCGGGCGCGTACCTTTCGTGGTAAGGAGAGTGAGTGCGGAAAGACGAGAGTGTTACTCTATTGTTGGCGAGACTTATGTGCATGGAATCATGGATGGGGAACTCTTGGATGCGACAGATGGGAAGTGGGAGGATTTACAATTTAAGTAA